From the genome of Thermogutta terrifontis, one region includes:
- a CDS encoding amidase yields MTSLDRFPFDRCASELLVALRDGHVTSEDLVQAALAQIEKYDPHVGAFLAVRGEKALDQAREIDRRRARGEKLGLLAGIPVAVKDNLCMEGEPTTCASRMLANFVPPYDATVVARLKAADAVIIGKTNLDEFAMGGSTETSAFQKTRNPWDLERIPGGSSGGAAACVAARMVPLSVGSDTGGSIRQPAALCGVTGLKPTYGRVSRYGLVAFASSLDQIGPLAQSVEDCALLLEVLAGHDPRDATSINRPVPPYRELVSQRPDAIKIGYVPEMLSDGVSPDVVRTMEETLNVFRSLGAEIREVALPHARYAVATYYIIACSEASSNLARYDGVHYGYRTDEKAMLAELAEERRRLQQEGNLAALDDLDTALVRLYRKTRAEGFGAEVKRRIMLGTYALSAGYYDAYYLKALKVRRLIRQDYDQAFERVDMILGPVTPAPAFRIGEKINDPLAMYLFDLFTVSANLAGIPALAFPAGLSTEGLPIGVQLQGPPLSEERLLQMGYLFQQVTDWHRRRPPLIENDRLLS; encoded by the coding sequence ATGACGAGTCTCGACAGATTCCCGTTTGACAGGTGTGCCAGTGAACTCCTGGTGGCTCTCCGTGACGGGCACGTTACCTCAGAAGATTTGGTTCAGGCGGCGCTGGCCCAGATTGAAAAGTACGATCCACACGTGGGGGCATTCCTTGCGGTGCGGGGCGAGAAGGCGCTGGACCAGGCCAGGGAGATCGATCGTCGGCGAGCCCGAGGGGAGAAACTCGGCCTGCTGGCGGGAATTCCCGTGGCAGTCAAAGATAATCTCTGCATGGAGGGAGAGCCCACTACGTGCGCCTCGCGGATGCTGGCAAATTTTGTACCTCCCTATGATGCCACGGTGGTGGCAAGACTCAAAGCGGCAGATGCAGTCATCATTGGCAAGACCAACCTTGACGAATTTGCGATGGGCGGATCGACGGAAACGTCCGCCTTTCAGAAAACCCGCAATCCCTGGGATCTGGAGCGGATACCCGGTGGCTCGAGTGGGGGAGCGGCAGCCTGCGTGGCTGCCCGAATGGTGCCGCTGTCGGTGGGGAGTGACACGGGCGGTTCGATCCGACAACCAGCGGCCCTCTGCGGAGTAACGGGATTGAAACCCACCTACGGCCGGGTGAGTCGGTACGGTTTGGTAGCGTTCGCCAGCAGTCTCGATCAGATCGGGCCCTTGGCTCAATCGGTGGAAGACTGTGCTTTGCTGCTGGAGGTCCTGGCCGGTCACGACCCGCGGGATGCCACGTCAATTAACAGGCCGGTGCCGCCCTATCGTGAACTGGTCTCTCAACGGCCAGATGCCATCAAGATCGGCTATGTTCCGGAAATGCTCAGCGACGGTGTATCGCCTGACGTGGTGCGGACGATGGAAGAAACGCTCAACGTGTTTCGATCACTGGGAGCGGAAATCCGAGAGGTCGCGCTGCCCCACGCCCGATATGCCGTGGCCACCTACTACATCATCGCGTGCAGTGAGGCCTCCAGTAATCTTGCTCGGTATGACGGCGTGCATTACGGATATCGGACCGACGAAAAGGCCATGCTGGCGGAACTGGCCGAGGAACGCCGTCGGTTGCAGCAAGAGGGCAATCTGGCTGCGCTGGATGATCTCGACACGGCCCTGGTTCGGCTGTATCGGAAAACCCGGGCGGAAGGCTTTGGAGCGGAGGTCAAACGGCGGATCATGCTCGGGACTTACGCGCTGAGCGCCGGATATTATGACGCCTATTATCTCAAGGCACTCAAGGTCCGAAGGCTTATCCGTCAGGATTACGACCAGGCGTTTGAAAGGGTGGATATGATCCTCGGACCGGTGACACCGGCCCCGGCTTTCCGAATTGGCGAGAAAATCAACGATCCATTAGCGATGTACCTGTTCGACCTGTTCACGGTAAGTGCAAACCTCGCCGGGATTCCAGCCCTGGCCTTCCCAGCGGGGTTGAGCACAGAAGGACTGCCCATCGGAGTGCAGCTGCAGGGACCACCGCTTTCTGAAGAGCGATTACTGCAAATGGGGTATTTGTTTCAGCAGGTGACGGACTGGCATCGGCGTCGTCCACCATTGATCGAAAACGATCGACTCCTGTCCTGA
- the gatB gene encoding Asp-tRNA(Asn)/Glu-tRNA(Gln) amidotransferase subunit GatB codes for MSMGERPYKIVIGLEVHVQLLTESKLFCGCSTKFGAPPNTQTCPVCIGMPGVLPVMNRKAFELAVKTGLALNGEIARFSKWDRKNYYYPDLPKGYQISQYDLPICRGGYLDIPAEDGEGTRRIGIIRVHLEEDAGKSMHDEKAGRADSRIDLNRAGTPLLEIVTKPDLRSPTEAKTFLTELKLLLNYLEVSDCNMQEGSLRVDANINLHIPTDDGQYVATPIVEVKNMNSFRAVERALTYEAQRQYEAFLETGHKLGDVPKQTRGWDEDAQITRPQRSKEESSDYRYFPEPDLVPVTITEEELERIRATLGELPAEIRRRLQTTYQITAYDSDVIVNQGRAFVDYYCRLAQGCGDGKMAANWVQQDVLRTLNERQWTIAQFPVSADNLAELLRKVRGGELDTAKARMVFAEMVEQCCSAGEAIQRLGIVQVDEGELRRLCEELVAANPRVVAEVKAGKDKAIGSLVGQAKKRNPNINPARVKEICLELIQRQS; via the coding sequence ATGAGCATGGGCGAAAGACCCTACAAAATTGTGATCGGCTTGGAAGTCCACGTGCAGTTGCTCACGGAGAGCAAGCTTTTTTGTGGATGTTCCACGAAGTTCGGGGCCCCGCCGAACACACAGACCTGCCCTGTCTGTATCGGGATGCCGGGGGTTCTGCCGGTGATGAATCGTAAGGCGTTTGAACTCGCCGTGAAAACGGGGCTTGCGCTCAATGGCGAGATTGCTCGATTTAGTAAGTGGGACAGAAAAAATTACTACTATCCCGATTTGCCCAAGGGCTATCAGATCAGTCAGTACGATCTGCCGATCTGTCGAGGTGGTTACTTGGATATTCCCGCTGAGGACGGCGAGGGAACACGGCGGATCGGGATCATCCGCGTCCATCTCGAAGAAGACGCCGGCAAAAGCATGCATGACGAGAAAGCCGGTCGGGCGGACAGCCGAATCGATTTGAATCGGGCGGGTACGCCTCTTTTGGAAATCGTCACCAAACCTGATTTGCGTTCACCGACGGAGGCGAAAACGTTTCTCACGGAGCTGAAGTTGCTCCTTAACTATCTGGAAGTTTCGGACTGCAATATGCAGGAGGGAAGTTTGCGGGTGGATGCGAACATCAATCTCCACATTCCCACTGACGACGGCCAGTACGTTGCCACGCCGATCGTGGAAGTAAAAAACATGAACAGCTTTCGGGCGGTGGAGCGGGCCCTCACCTACGAAGCGCAGCGGCAGTACGAAGCCTTTCTGGAAACTGGGCACAAATTGGGAGATGTGCCCAAGCAGACCCGTGGCTGGGATGAAGACGCCCAAATTACACGACCTCAGCGATCCAAGGAAGAGTCCAGCGATTATCGATATTTTCCAGAGCCGGATCTGGTGCCGGTCACGATCACGGAGGAAGAATTGGAACGCATTCGTGCGACCCTCGGTGAATTGCCGGCGGAGATCCGACGCCGATTGCAAACAACCTACCAGATCACAGCCTACGACAGTGATGTGATCGTCAATCAGGGGCGGGCATTCGTGGACTACTACTGCCGTTTGGCGCAAGGATGCGGGGATGGGAAAATGGCTGCCAACTGGGTGCAGCAGGATGTGCTCCGCACGCTCAACGAGCGTCAATGGACAATTGCCCAGTTTCCTGTGAGTGCGGACAACCTCGCGGAGCTTCTTCGAAAGGTCCGCGGCGGTGAGTTGGACACCGCCAAGGCTCGAATGGTCTTTGCGGAGATGGTGGAACAATGTTGCTCCGCGGGGGAAGCCATCCAGCGACTGGGAATTGTGCAGGTGGACGAAGGCGAACTGCGACGGCTGTGTGAGGAACTTGTCGCCGCCAATCCCCGGGTGGTCGCGGAAGTAAAAGCGGGAAAAGATAAGGCGATCGGCAGCCTCGTCGGTCAGGCGAAAAAACGCAATCCGAATATCAACCCCGCTCGGGTGAAGGAAATCTGCCTCGAATTGATCCAGCGCCAGTCCTGA
- a CDS encoding SAM hydrolase/SAM-dependent halogenase family protein, with product MGALVTLTTDFGRDSIYVAQLKAVLLSINRRLTIVDVTHEIPPQDVVSGAWVLRHTVPYFPEGSFHLAVIDPGVGTERRCLAVDWEGRYIVAPDNGLLTFLYQLSAPRRAVWIENRAYFRAEVSSTFHGRDLMGPALAWLTHGIPLEELGPSAQKWVELSDDWRPRVGDREIQGRIVFVDRFGNLITNIGKDCWPQQVRPVIKAGDYQLAELSRTYGEHPPGSLIALFGSQGYLEIAVVNGSAAEQTKLTVGTPVLVTW from the coding sequence ATGGGAGCCCTTGTGACACTCACGACGGATTTTGGTCGGGACAGTATCTACGTCGCCCAGTTGAAGGCAGTCCTGCTTTCGATCAATCGGCGACTCACCATCGTGGACGTTACCCATGAAATCCCGCCTCAAGATGTGGTCAGCGGCGCATGGGTTCTGCGTCACACAGTTCCTTACTTTCCGGAAGGCAGTTTTCATCTGGCGGTGATTGATCCGGGCGTGGGAACCGAGCGACGCTGTTTGGCGGTGGATTGGGAAGGCCGATATATCGTGGCGCCCGACAACGGTTTGCTGACGTTCCTCTACCAGTTATCCGCTCCTCGAAGGGCCGTTTGGATAGAAAATCGCGCGTATTTTCGTGCTGAAGTCAGCAGCACGTTCCATGGTCGCGACCTGATGGGACCCGCGCTGGCATGGTTGACCCACGGCATTCCGCTTGAGGAACTTGGACCGTCCGCGCAAAAGTGGGTGGAACTCTCCGATGATTGGCGGCCTCGTGTTGGCGATCGTGAAATACAAGGCCGGATCGTGTTTGTCGATCGCTTTGGCAATTTAATCACTAATATTGGGAAAGATTGCTGGCCCCAGCAAGTAAGGCCGGTGATTAAAGCGGGAGATTATCAATTGGCAGAGCTCAGCCGGACATACGGTGAGCATCCGCCGGGTAGTCTGATTGCGCTGTTTGGCTCACAGGGCTATTTGGAAATTGCTGTCGTCAACGGAAGTGCAGCCGAGCAGACGAAGCTTACTGTGGGTACGCCTGTTTTGGTGACGTGGTGA
- the bioA gene encoding adenosylmethionine--8-amino-7-oxononanoate transaminase → MDEKEKELLRQWDRTIYWHAFTQMAEYEPFIIESAQGCRLIDIDGREYIDGVASLWCNVHGHRHPRLDQAIREQLDKVAHVTSLGCSNPTTIRLAKRLTEIAPPGLNHVFFADSGAGAVEVALKVAFQYWRQIPDPQPQKTLFLALGEAYHGDTLGAVSVGGVDRFNAVFQPLMFPTIRLPCPDTYRTPEGVSPEKLADYYLAQLEEVLRREHARIVGMIVEPLVQCAAGMVVHPPGYLRGVRELTRKYGVLLIADEVAVGFGRTGRMFACQHEGVTPDLLCLGKGLTGGYLPVAATLVTDEIYNAFLGDYTSLRTFFHGHTYGGNPLGAAVALANLDVFQEERTLEQLPPKIERLASHLQRIAERPHVGHVRQCGLIAGIELVHDKATKRPYPWTERRGWQVCQYARQEGVFLRPLGDVIVIFPPLAISLEEIDHICQAVERGIIAVTE, encoded by the coding sequence ATGGACGAGAAAGAAAAAGAATTACTCCGCCAGTGGGACCGCACGATTTATTGGCATGCGTTTACTCAAATGGCGGAGTACGAACCATTTATTATCGAGAGTGCGCAGGGATGTCGGCTCATCGATATTGATGGGCGAGAGTATATCGACGGAGTGGCCAGCCTCTGGTGCAATGTGCACGGGCATCGTCATCCGCGGCTGGACCAGGCGATTCGAGAGCAATTAGACAAAGTGGCGCACGTGACGTCCCTGGGCTGTTCCAATCCGACCACCATTCGTCTGGCGAAGCGTCTAACCGAGATTGCTCCGCCGGGACTCAATCATGTGTTCTTTGCGGATAGTGGTGCGGGGGCGGTGGAGGTGGCTCTCAAGGTGGCGTTTCAGTACTGGCGTCAGATTCCTGATCCTCAACCGCAGAAGACGCTCTTCCTGGCACTTGGCGAGGCGTACCACGGAGACACGCTGGGCGCGGTGAGTGTGGGGGGAGTGGACCGGTTCAATGCCGTGTTTCAGCCGCTTATGTTTCCCACAATTCGGCTGCCCTGCCCCGACACGTATCGAACCCCCGAGGGAGTCTCGCCCGAGAAACTGGCTGACTACTATCTTGCGCAGCTCGAAGAGGTGTTGCGCCGCGAACACGCACGGATCGTCGGAATGATCGTGGAGCCCCTGGTGCAATGCGCCGCGGGTATGGTCGTTCATCCACCGGGGTATTTACGGGGGGTTCGGGAGTTGACCAGGAAATATGGGGTGTTGCTCATTGCCGACGAGGTGGCGGTGGGATTCGGCCGAACCGGCCGAATGTTCGCCTGCCAACACGAAGGAGTCACGCCGGATTTGCTCTGTTTGGGAAAAGGGCTCACGGGCGGATATTTGCCCGTCGCTGCTACTCTGGTCACGGATGAGATCTACAACGCCTTTTTGGGTGACTACACTTCACTGCGGACATTCTTTCACGGTCATACATACGGTGGAAATCCGCTGGGAGCGGCCGTGGCACTGGCAAATCTCGATGTGTTCCAGGAAGAACGCACTCTGGAACAACTCCCCCCCAAAATCGAGCGGCTGGCCAGCCATCTGCAAAGGATCGCCGAACGACCGCATGTGGGCCACGTGCGTCAGTGTGGGCTGATTGCCGGCATCGAGTTGGTTCACGATAAGGCCACCAAACGGCCTTATCCCTGGACGGAACGCCGCGGGTGGCAGGTCTGCCAGTATGCCCGGCAGGAGGGAGTTTTTCTTCGACCCCTGGGAGACGTGATCGTCATTTTCCCACCGCTGGCAATCAGCCTCGAGGAAATCGACCACATCTGCCAGGCTGTGGAGCGAGGCATCATTGCCGTGACGGAGTAA
- a CDS encoding DUF362 domain-containing protein encodes MSDRCHRPYAAEAPDFSCVSRRHFIGSSAALAGLFTATKFGRSEEVVSDQPVPLKPIGRGKGIFPGRVVWAHDPGVVEWKGPDDGRWWEGNHVKQDRVNQMMDHAVCRLTGANAVKEAWDKLFRHLNTTRNGVAQGYQPGQKIAIKPNWVGMIFRENVVDPETYRFIRRENYMNTSPQMILALLRQLVDEVGVKPADITICDTLAYLVHEYYDILHAHYKDVQYVDYAGKFGRIKVEASDVPLYWSARPRGVAQDVIPKCFAEADYLINFANFKAHSGAGVTLCAKNHYGSLIRWPVQENYYDMHPHCFSNTPRIYRPLVDLMGHAHLGGKTVLYLIDGLFSGVHPRDPVPQKMHIPPMEDQWSCSLFASQDPVAIDSVAFDFLYAEGTPFPRKGGVDDYLHEAALADKPPSGTFYDPNHPEPTERLTSLGVHEHWNNPREKKYSRNLGADEGIELVTVTL; translated from the coding sequence ATGTCGGATCGTTGCCATCGTCCCTACGCCGCGGAAGCACCCGACTTCTCATGCGTCAGTCGCCGTCACTTCATCGGCAGCTCCGCAGCGCTTGCGGGCCTTTTCACCGCGACCAAGTTTGGCCGCTCTGAAGAGGTTGTTTCGGATCAGCCCGTTCCTCTCAAACCCATTGGTCGGGGCAAGGGGATTTTCCCTGGCCGTGTGGTCTGGGCGCACGATCCCGGGGTGGTGGAGTGGAAAGGCCCTGACGACGGCCGGTGGTGGGAAGGAAATCACGTCAAGCAGGACCGCGTCAATCAGATGATGGATCACGCGGTGTGCCGTCTCACTGGAGCAAATGCCGTCAAAGAAGCCTGGGACAAACTTTTCCGCCACCTCAACACCACCCGCAACGGTGTCGCTCAGGGTTACCAGCCAGGTCAGAAAATCGCGATCAAGCCGAACTGGGTGGGGATGATCTTTCGAGAAAACGTCGTTGATCCGGAAACTTATCGTTTTATCAGACGCGAAAATTACATGAACACGTCACCGCAGATGATTCTCGCGCTCCTCCGACAGTTGGTGGATGAGGTGGGTGTCAAGCCTGCTGACATCACTATCTGCGACACGCTCGCTTATCTCGTCCACGAGTACTACGACATCCTTCATGCCCATTATAAAGACGTTCAATATGTGGACTATGCTGGGAAGTTTGGACGAATTAAAGTTGAAGCGTCGGATGTGCCCCTTTACTGGAGTGCCCGCCCCCGGGGAGTGGCCCAGGATGTCATCCCTAAGTGCTTTGCTGAAGCTGATTATCTCATCAATTTTGCGAACTTCAAAGCCCACAGCGGGGCGGGCGTCACACTGTGTGCCAAAAACCACTACGGGTCGCTGATCCGCTGGCCCGTGCAGGAGAATTACTACGACATGCATCCCCATTGCTTCTCGAATACGCCGCGGATCTATCGTCCGCTGGTGGATTTGATGGGGCACGCTCATCTAGGCGGTAAGACGGTGTTGTACCTGATTGACGGTCTCTTTTCCGGAGTTCATCCACGTGACCCCGTCCCGCAGAAAATGCATATTCCCCCAATGGAAGACCAATGGTCGTGCAGCTTGTTTGCATCTCAGGATCCGGTGGCCATCGATTCTGTGGCCTTCGACTTCCTCTATGCAGAAGGCACGCCGTTCCCACGCAAAGGAGGTGTGGACGACTATCTCCACGAGGCCGCCCTCGCCGATAAACCGCCCTCCGGAACGTTCTACGACCCCAATCACCCTGAACCTACGGAACGCCTGACCAGTTTGGGCGTTCACGAGCACTGGAATAACCCCCGAGAAAAGAAATACTCTCGCAATCTCGGTGCCGACGAGGGAATCGAGTTGGTAACCGTTACGTTGTGA
- a CDS encoding PAS domain-containing protein, which produces MLVIIVVIVAFLCQAAAAWVALRIASRFRPGWGWLLLAVAMVLMVVRSLSVLAEISLGLPQDLISESVGLLISLASLAGVLLIEPVLRGAYRYQTFMELETHRLSGLLQALPGVVYQCRNDPQWTMEYISNGCRELTGYAPEDLIGNRRIAYAELIVPEDREKVWQEVQKAVRERRPYRLVYRIRTASNDVKWVWEQGSAVYDEESEVAFLIGYISDVTAWRQIEEEFEHARQDWHSEKEAWRRTEKRLLNEVWELQERQNEAIAYEIHDGFIQQATGALMSLETYRHLRNTAPQEAESFLDRAMHLIRNAIAEARRLIRGLRPDLLEEGGLIPALESFFQEIRTRHHVEIDFHNQTQFVRLAAPVETHIFRIVQEAVLNAVRHSGSPRVAVSLRQEDSTLEIEVRDWGSGFDVERIPAGHYGIHSIRDRAKLLGGWAEITSQRQQGTTVRVTIPLDVLPTNGIDLNPYTGNPLVPTPSSNG; this is translated from the coding sequence ATGTTGGTTATTATTGTCGTCATCGTTGCATTCCTGTGCCAGGCCGCGGCCGCCTGGGTTGCCCTGCGGATTGCCAGCCGGTTTCGACCGGGCTGGGGCTGGCTGCTCCTTGCTGTGGCCATGGTGCTGATGGTGGTTCGCAGTCTCAGCGTTTTGGCAGAAATCTCGCTAGGACTTCCCCAGGATCTCATTTCTGAATCGGTGGGGTTGCTGATTTCTTTGGCATCTCTTGCCGGCGTCTTGCTTATCGAGCCGGTTCTTCGAGGCGCCTATCGCTATCAAACGTTCATGGAGCTGGAAACCCACCGACTCAGCGGACTTCTGCAAGCTCTTCCCGGGGTGGTGTATCAATGTCGCAATGATCCGCAGTGGACCATGGAGTACATCAGCAATGGCTGCCGAGAGTTAACAGGTTATGCTCCGGAGGACCTCATTGGAAACCGACGCATTGCCTATGCGGAACTCATTGTTCCAGAGGACCGCGAAAAAGTGTGGCAGGAAGTCCAGAAGGCGGTCCGGGAGCGCCGGCCTTATCGGCTGGTGTACCGCATACGCACGGCTTCCAATGACGTCAAATGGGTTTGGGAACAAGGATCCGCGGTGTATGACGAGGAGAGCGAGGTGGCTTTCCTCATCGGATACATCAGCGACGTGACAGCATGGCGACAGATCGAAGAGGAGTTCGAGCACGCCCGGCAGGACTGGCATTCGGAAAAGGAAGCGTGGAGGCGAACAGAAAAACGGCTGCTCAATGAAGTCTGGGAACTCCAGGAGCGACAGAACGAAGCGATCGCCTACGAAATCCACGACGGATTCATTCAGCAGGCTACTGGGGCGCTCATGAGCCTAGAGACCTACCGCCACCTCCGAAACACGGCTCCCCAGGAAGCGGAAAGTTTTCTCGATCGCGCCATGCATCTCATCCGCAATGCGATTGCCGAAGCCCGGCGGCTGATTCGTGGACTCCGCCCGGACCTTCTCGAGGAAGGCGGTCTGATCCCGGCTTTGGAAAGTTTCTTTCAGGAAATTCGCACCCGTCATCATGTGGAAATCGACTTCCACAACCAAACGCAGTTCGTACGGCTGGCGGCACCAGTGGAAACCCACATTTTCCGCATCGTGCAGGAAGCAGTGCTGAATGCTGTCCGGCACAGTGGAAGTCCCCGCGTGGCTGTCTCACTTCGGCAGGAGGATTCGACACTGGAGATTGAGGTCCGTGACTGGGGGAGCGGATTTGACGTCGAACGGATCCCCGCGGGACACTACGGAATTCACTCCATCCGCGATCGCGCCAAACTTCTCGGCGGCTGGGCGGAAATTACCTCCCAGCGACAGCAGGGCACCACGGTGCGTGTGACGATCCCGCTGGACGTGCTGCCCACAAATGGGATCGATCTCAATCCGTACACGGGCAATCCTCTCGTGCCCACCCCTTCTTCCAACGGTTGA
- a CDS encoding UDP-glucose dehydrogenase family protein, producing the protein MRIAMIGTGYVGLVTGTCFAETGNDVICVDCDAEKIRLLQAGGCPIYEPGLEELLQRNIAAGRLRFTTDLPSAVRWAKLIFIAVGTPSRDDGSVDLSALWAVVEEMAPHLAEDAIVVIKSTAPVGTNAAVTARLRELTGRSVDVATNPEFLKEGAAVEDFMKPDRVVVGARREEVLEILWDLYQPYLRTDKPLLFMSPESAEMTKYAANAMLATKISFINEIAAICERTGADINDVRRGIGHDSRIGFAFLFPGVGYGGSCFPKDVRALAAVARAHDVTPRILEATHQVNEHQKGILLRKIREHFGGALSDKTIAIWGLSFKPGTDDIREAPSLVLIDGLLQHGAALRVYDPEAMDNVRKRYGNRLTYCQHRDEALDDADALVIVTEWKQFVHPDFDEMKRRLKRPVIFDGRNIYNPHRMKDLGFTYYSIGRPPVRP; encoded by the coding sequence GTGAGAATCGCGATGATAGGCACCGGTTACGTCGGGCTTGTGACCGGCACGTGCTTCGCCGAAACCGGTAATGATGTTATCTGCGTGGATTGTGATGCTGAAAAGATTCGACTTTTGCAAGCGGGCGGATGTCCTATTTACGAGCCTGGCCTGGAGGAACTCCTCCAGCGAAATATCGCGGCTGGCCGTCTGCGCTTCACCACAGATTTGCCCAGCGCCGTACGATGGGCAAAACTGATCTTCATTGCCGTGGGGACACCGTCGCGGGATGACGGGTCTGTCGATTTGTCGGCCCTTTGGGCGGTCGTCGAGGAGATGGCCCCCCATCTGGCCGAAGACGCCATCGTGGTGATCAAGAGCACGGCCCCGGTCGGAACGAATGCGGCGGTCACGGCCAGGCTCCGCGAGCTCACCGGCCGCTCCGTGGATGTCGCCACTAATCCCGAGTTTCTCAAGGAGGGCGCCGCGGTGGAAGATTTCATGAAGCCCGACCGTGTGGTAGTGGGAGCACGGCGGGAAGAAGTCCTGGAAATCCTTTGGGATCTGTATCAACCTTATCTGCGCACGGATAAGCCACTGCTTTTCATGTCACCAGAAAGCGCGGAGATGACCAAGTACGCGGCCAACGCGATGCTCGCCACGAAGATCAGTTTTATCAACGAAATTGCTGCCATCTGCGAGCGGACAGGGGCCGATATCAACGATGTTCGCCGAGGAATTGGGCACGACAGCCGGATCGGTTTCGCATTTCTGTTCCCGGGTGTTGGTTACGGAGGCAGTTGCTTCCCCAAGGACGTTCGCGCCCTGGCGGCCGTTGCGCGTGCCCACGATGTGACTCCGCGCATTCTGGAAGCTACGCACCAGGTCAACGAGCATCAAAAGGGGATTCTCCTGCGCAAGATCCGCGAGCACTTTGGCGGCGCTCTCTCAGATAAGACGATTGCCATATGGGGCCTTTCCTTCAAGCCGGGAACGGACGACATTCGGGAGGCGCCATCTTTGGTCTTGATCGATGGCCTGCTCCAGCATGGAGCGGCACTGCGGGTGTACGACCCGGAAGCGATGGATAACGTCCGCAAACGATATGGAAATCGACTCACATACTGCCAGCATCGGGACGAGGCACTGGATGATGCCGATGCCCTGGTCATCGTGACGGAATGGAAGCAGTTCGTCCACCCCGACTTCGACGAGATGAAGCGCCGATTAAAACGACCCGTCATTTTCGACGGCCGAAATATTTATAACCCTCATCGCATGAAAGATCTTGGCTTCACCTATTACAGCATCGGACGACCACCGGTCAGACCGTAA